The following proteins are encoded in a genomic region of Trypanosoma brucei gambiense DAL972 chromosome 8, complete sequence:
- a CDS encoding 2-amino-3-ketobutyrate coenzyme A ligase,putative, with amino-acid sequence MFRTVPRYVSSMLREAAAAQLAAIKEAGTYKVERVITSKQSSTINVSTAATPVLNFCANNYLGLADHPEVIQAAKDALDSHGYGLASVRFICGTTDIHKKLEQTMTEFLGMEDTILYPSCFDANAGVFEALLTSEDAIISDALNHASIIDGVRLCKAERHRYAHLDMKELETALQKTQHNRIRLIVTDGVFSMDGDVAPLDKIVQLAEKYNANVMVDDSHASGFMGPGGRGTPALFGVIDKVDILNTTLGKALGGASGGLSSGCKEIVDLQRQKGRPYLFSNTIAPAAVGGTLKVMELLQTTSSARKQLQDNTHLFRTEMKKAGFTLSGHEECPIAPVMLYEARIAAEFAAKMMAEGIYVTAFSYPVVPKGQARIRVQLSAAHTTEDVKLAVDAFTKIKKELNV; translated from the coding sequence ATGTTCCGCACTGTTCCTCGTTATGTTAGTTCAATGCTGCGGGAAGCGGCGGCTGCACAACTCGCAGCAATCAAGGAGGCTGGTACATACAAGGTGGAGCGAGTTATTACATCCAAGCAAAGCTCCACCATCAATGTCTCGACCGCTGCTACTCCGGTTTTGAACTTCTGTGCGAATAATTATCTTGGCCTTGCGGACCATCCGGAGGTAATCCAGGCAGCGAAGGATGCGTTGGATTCGCACGGATACGGTTTGGCGTCGGTGCGCTTCATCTGCGGTACCACAGATATCCACAAAAAGTTGGAGCAGACGATGACTGAGTTTTTGGGGATGGAAGACACCATTCTTTACCCAAGCTGTTTCGATGCAAATGCCGGTGTGTTTGAGGCACTTCTTACTTCAGAAGATGCGATCATCTCAGATGCACTGAACCACGCGAGCATCATTGACGGCGTACGACTTTGCAAGGCGGAGCGCCACCGCTATGCGCACCTGGATATGAAGGAACTTGAAACTGCGCTACAAAAGACTCAGCATAATCGCATTCGCCTCATTGTCACAGATGGTGTCTTCTCCATGGACGGTGACGTTGCGCCGCTTGACAAAATTGTTCAGCTTGCCGAAAAATACAACGCAAACGTAATGGTTGATGATTCTCATGCCAGTGGCTTCATGGGTCCGGGAGGTCGCGGCACCCCGGCCCTGTTTGGTGTTATCGACAAGGTAGACATCCTGAACACGACACTTGGCAAAGCCCTTGGTGGTGCCAGTGGTGGTCTTTCATCAGGTTGCAAAGAAATCGTCGATCTTCAGCGTCAAAAGGGTCGGCCATATCTCTTCTCCAACACCATCGCTCCTGCAGCTGTGGGTGGTACGCTCAAGGTGATGGAGCTGTTGCAAACCACCTCTAGTGCGCGGAAGCAGCTGCAAGATAACACACATCTGTTTCGTACTGAAATGAAGAAAGCCGGCTTCACACTCAGCGGGCACGAGGAATGTCCCATTGCTCCAGTTATGCTATACGAAGCACGTATTGCTGCTGAATTCGCTGCTAAGATGATGGCTGAAGGAATTTATGTAACAGCGTTCAGTTACCCTGTAGTGCCCAAGGGACAGGCTCGTATTCGAGTGCAACTCTCTGCTGCTCACACTACAGAAGACGTGAAGCTTGCCGTTGATGCTTTTACAAAAATCAAGAAAGAACTTAACGTGTAG
- a CDS encoding fatty acid desaturase, putative: MSEAMESKVCDATAVKKTEYDIPQWSKGNYEINWVAVAVLALPPLMGIGALMAGVPLQTNTLIVGVLFYIFNGMIGITVGYHRLFSHRSFTAHPILQWICAFAGAGAFEGSAKWWCRNHRIHHRYVDTFKDPYDATRGFFFSHIGWMIMKQNYAIPARVDVSDFKYNNIIQFQHRHFFKMAIASGIILPTLVCGLGWGDWLGGYFYAAILKIVFVHHCTFFINSLAHTDLFGAVQTYSDRHTPHDSVVCALLTFGEGYHNFHHEFSQDYRNGIKWYHYDPTKWVIRLCEFVGLASRLVRTPNDIIKLNVNKLKYKRLLKQAAILEREMDECEPAETKMYTWEDIHSLVEKGRKLIVVSNRVIDLDKPLNTGTSYTHDNETFQWYEVHPGGRQVLDLYIGKDATKEFGSGMHKHSAGAESLLHHLQVGYLNE; encoded by the coding sequence ATGAGCGAAGCAATGGAAAGCAAGGTCTGTGACGCGACGGCCGTGAAGAAAACTGAATATGACATTCCACAGTGGTCAAAGGGAAACTATGAAATTAACTGGGTTGCCGTTGCTGTGCTGGCCCTCCCGCCACTTATGGGTATAGGGGCCTTGATGGCGGGTGTCCCGCTGCAGACTAACACGCTTATTGTGGGTGTTTTGTTCTACATATTTAATGGTATGATCGGTATTACCGTAGGGTACCACCGCCTTTTTTCCCACAGGAGTTTTACTGCGCATCCCATCCTCCAGTGgatttgtgcttttgccgGTGCGGGCGCTTTCGAAGGTTCAGCCAAGTGGTGGTGCCGCAATCACCGCATTCATCACCGGTATGTTGACACTTTCAAGGACCCCTATGATGCGACTCGTGGCTTCTTCTTCTCGCACATTGGGTGGATGATCATGAAGCAGAATTATGCAATACCGGCCAGGGTTGACGTTAGCGATTTCAAGtacaacaacatcatccaGTTTCAGCACCGACATTTCTTCAAGATGGCCATTGCGTCTGGCATAATTCTCCCGACGCTTGTCTGTGGCCTTGGGTGGGGTGACTGGCTTGGCGGTTACTTCTACGCAGCTATCCTGAAGATTGTATTCGTACATCACTGCACCTTCTTCATCAACAGTCTCGCTCACACGGACCTCTTTGGTGCCGTACAAACGTATTCGGACCGCCACACACCGCACGACTCTGTGGTTTGCGCTCTCCTCACCTTCGGCGAGGGGTATCACAACTTTCATCACGAATTCAGCCAAGATTACCGCAACGGTATTAAGTGGTATCACTACGATCCAACAAAGTGGGTCATTCGACTGTGTGAGTTCGTGGGCCTGGCGAGTCGACTTGTGCGTACTCCGAACGATATAATTAAACTGAACGTGAACAAGTTGAAGTACAAGCGACTCCTGAAGCAGGCTGCCATCttggagagggaaatggACGAGTGTGAACCGGCTGAGACGAAGATGTACACATGGGAAGATATTCATAGTTTGGtagagaagggaaggaaattgATAGTGGTTAGTAACAGGGTTATTGATCTCGACAAACCACTCAACACTGGCACAAGCTATACTCACGACAACGAAACGTTCCAATGGTATGAGGTTCACCCTGGTGGAAGGCAGGTGCTTGACCTCTATATTGGTAAAGACGCCACGAAGGAGTTTGGTAGCGGAATGCATAAGCACTCGGCAGGTGCAGAGAGCCTTCTCCATCACCTACAAGTGGGCTACTTGAATGAGTGA
- a CDS encoding 60S ribosomal protein L12, putative — protein sequence MPPKFDPNQEITVVVRAVGGEVPATASLAPKVGPLGLNAKKIGEDIAKSTKDWKGLKVTCQLRVKNRVATVVVTPSVASRLIRALKEPPRDRKKVKNIKHDGNIAFSEILKIAKESAPNSMGASMKSVVMEVLGTAVSIGCTIDGEHPRAIQEKVQEGKLKVPN from the coding sequence ATGCCTCCAAAGTTTGACCCCAATCAGGAGATCACAGTCGTCGTCCGTGCTGTGGGTGGTGAGGTGCCTGCAACGGCGTCACTCGCCCCCAAGGTTGGTCCACTCGGTTTGAATGCGAAAAAGATCGGTGAGGACATCGCCAAATCCACGAAGGACTGGAAGGGTCTCAAGGTTACGTGTCAGCTGCGCGTTAAGAACCGTGTGGCTACCGTCGTCGTCACGCCATCCGTCGCCTCAAGGCTGATCCGTGCGctgaaggagccaccgcgtgATCGCAAGAAGGTGAAGAACATTAAGCATGACGGTAACATCGCCTTCTCTGAGATTCTGAAGATTGCGAAGGAGTCCGCGCCGAACTCTATGGGCGCCAGCATGAAATCTGTGGTGATGGAGGTACTTGGCACTGCCGTTTCCATCGGATGTACCATCGACGGTGAGCACCCGCGCGCGATTCAGGAGAAGGTTCAGGAAGGTAAGCTGAAGGTCCCCAACTAA
- a CDS encoding T. brucei spp.-specific protein: protein MALSEKACLRIRVTVYTIFLISYLVGAAVFVRKFSNFMAASGFVAASIFIGLAIAMHVMGTEGLQSRIQPRSLKRVVIMGVLVAADVALLTLSIYTLVVGIKRREKWTGESNFCSCTAMVCGLKWCSVCVYLLYRSGTPSNPPEFDSLRKGEEDGNGKEGPQTSML from the coding sequence ATGGCTCTTTCAGAGAAAGCGTGTCTCCGAATCCGCGTAACGGTGTACACAATATTCCTCATTTCGTACCTTGTGGGAGCCGCCGTATTCGTCCGAAAGTTTTCAAACTTTATGGCCGCCTCGGGGTTTGTAGCCGCCTCCATTTTCATCGGCCTGGCAATCGCCATGCACGTTATGGGAACTGAGGGACTTCAGAGCCGCATCCAACCCAGGAGTCTTAAGCGAGTCGTGATTATGGGCGTTCTTGTTGCAGCGGATGTTGCCTTACTGACTTTGTCAATCTACACGCTTGTGGTTGGTATTAAGAGGCGCGAAAAGTGGACGGGTGAATCCAACTTCTGCTCCTGCACCGCCATGGTGTGCGGGTTGAAATGGTGCTCTGTTTGTGTGTACCTTCTTTACCGCTCCGGCACCCCATCTAACCCACCCGAATTCGACAGTTTACGTAAGGGGGAAGAAGACGGTAACGGAAAGGAGGGCCCTCAGACGAGCATGTTGTAG